One part of the Homo sapiens chromosome 19, GRCh38.p14 Primary Assembly genome encodes these proteins:
- the ERVV-1 gene encoding endogenous retrovirus group V member 1 Env polyprotein precursor: MTEKFLFLYLSLLPMPLLSQAQWNENSLVSFSKIIASGNHLSNCWICHNFITRSSSYQYILVRNFSLNLTFGSGIPEGQHKSVPLQVSLANSAHQVPCLDLTPPFNQSSKTSFYFYNCSSLNQTCCPCPEGHCDRKNTSEEGFPSPTIHPMSFSPAGCHPNLTHWCPAKQMNDYRDKSPQNRCAAWEGKELITWRVLYLLPKAHTVPTWPKSTVPLGGPLSPACNQTIPAGWKSQLHKWFDSHIPRWACTPPGYVFLCGPQKNKLPFDGSPKITYSTPPVANLYTCINNIQHTGECAVGLLGPRGIGVTIYNTTQPRQKRALGLILAGMGAAIGMIAPWGGFTYHDVTLRNLSRQIDNIAKSTRDSISKLKASIDSLANVVMNNRLALDYLLAEQGGVCAVISKSCCIYVNNSGAIEEDIKKIYDEVTWLHNFGKGDSAGSIWEAVKSALPSLTWFVPLLGPAALNSLLSPLWPLSL; the protein is encoded by the coding sequence ATGACAGagaaattccttttcctttatctttccctccttcccatgCCCCTACTCTCACAGGCACAGTGGAATGAAAATTCCCTTGtcagtttttccaaaataattgcTTCGGGAAACCATCTAAGCAACTGTTGGATCTGCCACAACTTCATCACCAGGTCCTCATCTTACCAATATATTTTGgtaagaaatttttctttaaacctaaCATTTGGTTCAGGAATCCCTGAAGGCCAACATAAATCTGTTCCGCTCCAGGTTTCGCTTGCTAACTCAGCGCACCAAGTCCCCTGCCTGGATCTCACTCCACCTTTCAATCAAAGCTCTAAAACTTCTTTCTATTTCTACAACTGCTCTTCTCTAAACCAAACCTGTTGTCCATGCCCTGAAGGACACTGTGACAGGAAGAACACCTCTGAGGAGGGATTCCCCAGTCCCACCATCCATCCCATGAGCTTCTCCCCAGCAGGCTGCCACCCTAACTTGACTCACTGGTGTCCAGCTAAACAAATGAACGATTATCGAGACAAGTCACCCCAAAACCGCTGTGCAGCTTGGGAAGGAAAAGAGCTAATCACATGGAGGGTTCTATATTTGCTTCCCAAGGCACACACTGTCCCCACATGGCCAAAATCTACTGTTCCCCTGGGAGGGCCTCTATCCCCTGCATGCAATCAAACTATTCCAGCAGGGTGGAAATCGCAGTTACACAAGTGGTTCGACAGCCACATCCCCCGGTGGGCCTGTACCCCTCCTGGCTATGTATTTTTATGTGggccacaaaaaaataaactgcCCTTTGATGGAAGTCCTAAGATAACTTATTCAACCCCCCCTGTGGCAAACCTCTACACTTGCATTAATAACATCCAACATACGGGAGAATGTGCTGTGGGACTTTTGGGACCACGGGGGATAGGTGTGACCATTTATAACACCACCCAACCCAGACAGAAAAGAGCTCTGGGTCTAATACTGGCAGGGATGGGTGCGGCCATAGGAATGATCGCCCCATGGGGAGGGTTCACTTATCATGATGTCACCCTCAGAAATCTCTCCAGACAAATAGACAACATAGCTAAGAGTACCAGAGATAGCATCTCTAAACTCAAGGCCTCCATAGATTCTCTAGCAAATGTAGTCATGAACAACAGATTGGCCTTAGATTACCTCTTAGCAGAGCAGGGTGGAGTCTGTGCAGTGATCAGTAAATCCTGTTGCATTTATGTCAATAACAGTGGGGCGATAGAGGAGGATATAAAAAAGATCTATGATGAGGTTACGTGGCTCCATAACTTTGGAAAAGGTGATTCAGCAGGGTCCATTTGGGAGGCTGTGAAgtctgccctcccctccctcacATGGTTTGTCCCTTTACTGGGACCAGCTGCACTTAATAGCCTGCTTTCTCCTCTTTGGCCCTTGTCTCTATAA